A window of Streptomyces gilvosporeus contains these coding sequences:
- a CDS encoding CocE/NonD family hydrolase yields the protein MTPFRTTTSRTTLRAAIGTVSAAMVAGTVLTVAPATAQAAPANPAAVSGAPSVKFVDIKGEGGITLKANVFTPAGAEGSRRYPLIVLPTSWAMPQIEYMAQAKKLADAGYVVVGYNSRGFWQSGGEIETAGPQDVADASKVIDWALAHTPADPHKVGMGGVSYGAGISLLASAFDKRIKAVAALSGWADLIGSIYSGRTQHLQAAAMLGGAGELTGRPSPELRRILKDFLTSNLAREKDMIAWGKKRSPATYLDKINANGAAIMLGNAWGDSLFPPNQYAAFYEKLKGPKRLEFRPGDHATAEGLGLFGLPNDTWTDTKRWFDHYLKGTDNGINRESPVLLKSRSTGAYEGYKSWKDVPSAHRRIALDGSRQIHTNLDSGADGGLIFLSSMLDQFFRLPPMASVPLLPRSLAAVWQSERYETGQRVRGTTRLHTTMTSTADSGTAIAYLYDVGPLGLGKLVTHAPFTFYGKTPGKPFGVDLDLFSTAYDVPAGHRLAVVVDSVDPLYIAHNPYGARLTFSSPAGDPSYVSVPVRD from the coding sequence ATGACGCCCTTCCGTACGACGACGTCCCGTACGACCCTGCGCGCCGCGATCGGCACCGTCTCCGCGGCCATGGTCGCCGGCACCGTCCTCACCGTTGCGCCGGCCACCGCCCAGGCGGCACCGGCGAATCCGGCCGCCGTATCCGGCGCACCCTCGGTGAAGTTCGTCGACATCAAGGGCGAGGGCGGCATCACCCTCAAGGCGAATGTCTTCACCCCGGCGGGCGCCGAGGGGTCCCGGCGTTACCCGCTGATCGTGCTGCCCACCAGCTGGGCCATGCCGCAGATCGAATACATGGCGCAGGCCAAGAAGCTGGCGGACGCGGGCTATGTGGTCGTCGGCTACAACTCGCGCGGTTTCTGGCAGTCGGGCGGCGAGATCGAGACGGCCGGTCCGCAGGATGTCGCCGATGCCTCGAAAGTCATCGACTGGGCGCTGGCCCATACGCCCGCCGATCCGCACAAGGTCGGCATGGGCGGGGTCTCGTACGGGGCCGGAATCAGCCTGCTGGCGTCGGCATTCGACAAGCGGATCAAGGCGGTTGCCGCGCTCAGCGGCTGGGCCGATCTGATCGGTTCCATCTACAGCGGCCGTACCCAGCACCTCCAGGCCGCGGCGATGCTCGGCGGAGCGGGCGAGCTGACCGGGCGTCCCAGCCCCGAACTCCGCAGGATCCTCAAGGACTTCCTCACCTCCAATCTCGCCAGGGAAAAGGACATGATCGCGTGGGGGAAGAAGCGCTCCCCCGCCACCTATCTCGACAAGATCAACGCCAACGGTGCGGCGATCATGCTCGGGAACGCCTGGGGCGATTCGCTCTTCCCGCCCAATCAGTACGCCGCCTTCTACGAGAAGCTGAAGGGGCCGAAGCGGCTGGAGTTCCGGCCCGGCGACCATGCGACGGCCGAGGGGCTCGGGCTCTTCGGGCTGCCCAACGACACCTGGACGGACACCAAGCGGTGGTTCGACCACTACCTCAAGGGCACCGACAACGGCATCAACCGCGAGTCGCCCGTCCTGCTCAAGTCCCGTTCCACCGGCGCCTACGAGGGCTACAAGAGCTGGAAGGACGTCCCGTCCGCGCACCGCAGGATCGCGCTGGACGGCAGCCGGCAGATCCACACCAATCTCGACTCCGGCGCCGACGGCGGGCTGATCTTCCTCTCCAGCATGCTGGACCAGTTCTTCCGGCTGCCGCCGATGGCCTCCGTGCCGCTCCTGCCGCGCTCGCTGGCCGCGGTCTGGCAGTCCGAGCGCTATGAGACCGGCCAGCGGGTGCGCGGGACGACCCGTCTGCACACCACCATGACCAGCACCGCCGACAGCGGCACCGCCATCGCCTATCTCTACGACGTCGGCCCGCTGGGCCTGGGCAAACTGGTCACCCACGCACCGTTCACCTTCTACGGCAAGACCCCGGGCAAGCCGTTCGGGGTGGATCTGGACCTCTTCTCGACGGCATACGACGTCCCGGCCGGGCACCGGCTCGCGGTCGTCGTGGACAGCGTCGACCCTCTCTACATCGCGCACAATCCGTACGGCGCCCGGCTGACGTTCTCCTCACCGGCCGGCGATCCGTCGTATGTGTCGGTGCCGGTACGGGACTGA